CAAATGATACATATTATAacttgaataaatgtaaaagacaCTACAGTCATTCTTTGTTGTGGAGGACCAAACCATTTCATAGCATTACTACCAGGAAGTGTAGCTTTAAAGGCCATTAGAACCACTATAGTTTTCCCAAGAACACAGGAGATACAGAGAACAAATGTGATGCCAAACGCTGTGTGCCGCAGCATGCAGGACCACTCAGAGGGGGCTCCAATGAAAGTTAATGAACATAAGAAACACAGAGTCAGagagaagagcagcaggaagctcagCTCTGAGTTGTTGGCTCTGACAATTGGAGTTGTTCTGTGATGGTAGAAAAGCATTCCTGTAATGACAGCGAGAAAGGCTCCACCAACAGAGAATACAGCCAGGATGATTGACAGGACTTCATCGAAGGAAAGAAACTCCACAGGTTTTGGGAAACAAGCATCTCTCTTTGCATTTGGCCAGAAGTCTCTGGGGCATGGGAAGCAATCAGGAGAATCTGAAAATGAAGTCATACAGCATCATagcactttattattttatgatacaaattttcataaaaacattacaatcACCTGTCATATTACTGATTTCTCCTTCAGGACATGGTATACAGTCATAGCAGCAGATTGGTTTTCCTTTCTGCAACACTTTACGAGTTCCTGGAGGACAACTCTCTGAGCAAACTGACACTGGAACCTGCAACAGAGAtggaaaatagaaataataaaataaattcaagtaGCTTGAGCAATTTTTCCACTTTTGCCATTACTTCCAGGCCTCCATCCAACCAGGTTAAGTTCCTGTTAATACGAAACTCCTGGCCTTTGGGCAGTGAAGCATCATAATATCCCACTGTTACCAGTTCAATATCTCCACTCTCACTTTTCTGCCAGTTAACAACATCATATGAAGCCACCGGGTCTCCATTAGCATCAAAAGACACATGGTAACCATTCTGGGTAAAATTCACTTTCTTTAGCTCAGTAAAAACCTGCAAAGATTAAtggtaaataataaataaaaaaaagagagcaaagagaaattcaacaacactgaatatacaaaaaaaaaaaaacaatctcaaatataaaaattaaagaagTGATTGACTTTAATTTAGTCTCACCTGCTTTAAGTCCAACCCCTTTTGTTTCTTACAGGTATTAGTGAAATTAGTTTCCTGACACACTGCATTGTGAATAGCGTGTGCTATGGCATAAACAGCCTTGTACACCATGTTGGTAATTCTGAATTTAGACGTTTCAGTATACGGGATCTTGAGTGTCATTAAGTCTTCAGTTCCATCACAAAGCTTCATTTTTGCAGAGgtagctaaaaataaagaaaaaacaagttattGACATATTTTCATATTACATCAGAAATCTTTAAGAATTTCAACTTAGTTACATTCATTAAAGTTAGAGAAATTACAGGTTTAAACTAAAACTGATTTCTGTCTGAAGGATTGGATCAAGTTtcaaccttttattttattttgtgaaaaacaaaatcagactgAGAATTGACTATGATTATTTCTCACCATTTGTCAAGCTGCAGTTGAATGCTTCCTCCCAGAAGTCTGTGAGGACGGAGGAGGCGGCTACTTGAGAGGGAGAGAGACCCAGCAGGAAGTCTCCAAGTCCTGGGATGACAGATTGCTGAATAGCAACTCCAATGGCTCCTGCACAGAAACTGAATCTCGTCATCTGAAGGTCTGTTATCCAGCCCTCACTTCCAATCCACTGACGAGGCGAAGGAGGTTGTTGGTTTAGCTCTTCGAACAGGAATTTCATATCACCATTGGTTGCAAATGCCACTATTGTGACTGCTGTCGACCTGAAAAGACAATAGAATTTACTGTGCAAAACGCATACACGTCTTCAGCACTTTCTTAGTATTACCTATAAAGTATATATTATATAACTTTTAAAAGATAGTTAAAGACAGCTCTGCATCTATCTAAAgtacacaaacaaaatcaaagaggCATAAACCTGCGGATAACATCAGCTAATCTTAGTATTTTGCTCTTTGGGTCAGTCCGATAGAAAGCTTCAGTGTACGCCACACAGATCCCTTCTCTGTGTGCTGCTTCAAGAAAAGAGGCCATGCCATTCCTTCCATAATCTGAGTCAGAATGGATTGTTCCGATCCATGTCCAGCCAAAGTGTTTTACCAGTTTGGCCAACGCATCAACTTGGTAATGGTCACTGGGAATCGTTCTGAAGAAAGTCGGAAACTGCTTCTTATCTGACAGGCAGGCACAGGTAGCAAAGTGGCTcacctaaaacaacaaaaacaattgattttttttcccaagagGTATATTAATACACATCTATTACAATTGATAAGACATTCAAACTACTCACCAGAGGAATATTGAAGGGACCAAAGATGCGTGAAATGCTGATGGATTGCATGGATCCAGAGTCACCAATAACACCCGTTACCATGCCTACATTAGAACAATTATGTCCTGTCTGGATCACGGGGTCCTCCCCGTTTGACAGCTGAAATGCCACATGAGTGGCCACAGTCACAGAGGCGCATGAATCGTAGATCTTATACCCGAGTTTAATCCCAGGCAGCAGCTCTGTGCTGTTGTTTATCTCCTCAATTGCAAAGATCATTGCACGACCGAAGCATAGTTCACGGCTGTTGATACTGCACACATACATTTACAGCGTGATATATATGTAATTGTTCACAATTTTACAAATAGAATAACACttagaaaaaacataaatgaggatgatattttgtattcttttcatgggagtaaaaatccaaaaaaatagcaaaacattCACAAATGAGATTGTTGGAGTGCAATTTGGTTCATAACAGTCAATTTGGTTCATAACAGTCAACTATTTATAAGCAAGTGAAGTTTCTAGCAACACTTCCAGTGCTAGATACTTAGAGTAGATCAACATGTGTTTTATATACTTAACCCCAATGAATGCTGCAAGCTGAAAAAATGAATTGGCTTACTAACAAAGTAATTTCTTAGCACCTTTGACAGTCAAGTTGTACAACAAACACTCTGGATTAAAGTGTTTTCATAAGATCAGAAATATATCATTACCTAAATAGAAATAGATTATACGTTGTTGAAAttcattttgcaaataattactaaacaaaaaatCCTCATGTTGCATTTTGCAGCATAGCTATGCATCATACAAATCAAAGCTCTGATTTTTCAGTGTTACACTCCCTCCATTCTGCGTCACTTCTTCATTTTACCAACCTCCCTGTGCAGGTGGGCGGCTCAGGCGCAGTGCCATAGCTGTGAATCTTTGGGTGCTCCTTGTAGTGGATTGCAAAAGCACCGCCAATAATGAACTCCCCATCCATTGAGAATGCAGGTATACGAGCTGTGCCCTGCAGAGTACAGTTGATAGCTAAAGCCCCATTGTTGACACTATCTGACCAACCAAAAGAAATTGCTAAGACAACACATATACCCAGAGCTAGTCTCAAGCCAATAAGTAGAAGTGAGATCTCCATCCCTCAAATCGCTAAAggtgggtgtgagtgtgtttacTGCCTCATATAACTCTTCAACAAAGCATCATCATTACATCACTTAGATTATGTCACCTAGTGGTGATTTTTCTTACCATCCATTGTTTCATTTTAGCAgcacattttttgtaaaacaaataggTCTATGAAACCCATATATGTGATACAGTGGCATAGCTTTAAGCAGAGGGTGTACCATTCTTTATGTTTGTCATAGAAAGTTAAAGATCACTTCATTTTAAGGCTTACCAATCTGTTTGGAAAGAACATGTATAAGTATAACTGAGAAAGAAATTACACCCAAAGCGAGCCACACAACCAGTTTTCTATGCTGTGACCTAATTTAACAAGCAGAAATATCTttattgtttgactttttcaatcaatcaatcaatcaaattttatttatatagcacatttcagcagcaaggcatttcaaagtgctttacatcataaaaacacaaagtcatgcaacatagaatcaacaatcaaaatattacattaagtcaagtgtcatcattaaattaattgattacgtttcaaaagcaactcttaacaggtgggttttagtcaagattaaaggaagtcagtgtttcagctgttttacagttttctggaagtttgttccagatgtgtggtgcatagaagctgaatgcagcttctcctcgtttggttctggttctgagtatgcagagcagaccagaaccagaatacctgagaggtctggaaggttgatacaaaaccagcagctctttaatgtattgtggtgctaagccgttcagtgatttgtaaactaacagtattttaaagtctattctttgagctacagggagccagtgtagggactttaaaactggtgttatgtgctctgtcttcctggttttagtgagaacgcgagctgcagcattctggatcagctgcagctgtttaattgatttgttggacagacctgtgaagacgctgttgcaataatcaatgtgactaaagataaacgcatggatgagtttctctagatctggctgagacaagTCCTCTAAcattcttcaggtgatagaaggccgactttgtaactgtctttctgtggctctgaaggttcaggtcagagtccatcactactcccaggtttcgggctgatcgctggttttcagttgtaataactgaagctgtgcattgactctagatcgttcctctttaggtccaaaaataataacttcagttttgtttctgttcagccggagaaagttttggcacatccacacatttatctattctaagcatctgttcagtgattggatgagCTCTGAGtgacctggtgacatcgtaatgtagagctgtgtgtcatctgcatagttatggtagctaatattatttcctgttataaggAAATAAGATTCCTGAGCTAGTAGGAGCACATAAATATTGATAAGaagggtcctaggattgaaccttggggtaccccacatgtgacctctgacctctttgatgagaagtttccaattgaaacaaagaaatccctgttttttatgtaagattcaaaccaaaTCGAAACcgaagtgtgacaaacatgctaaaaacatagaaaatccAGTAAAGCACATGCAGAGTTAAGATATTAACAATGTGACTGTGAAGGTGTGAGAAGGCACAAAACAATATCTAATTTCCGCCAGTGTCTGTGATGCTGTCCCGGGGAGTGTCGTAGAAAAGGAAtcagcaaacaaaaatgtaaaaaacatctGACTTTCTGGagtgttgcattttattttaagcagatAGAAAGTATTTCATTAAAGTCACATAagttaagatatttaaaaattaagtgCAAGCTGAAAAAGAGTGCAATAATAATTAGTAATTATAGTAAATATTCAAAAAGGACAAAGAAGTAATAAGCTTGAGACGATTGCATTTAACAttagaaaagacacaaaattgtATCCAAATCATTGACAATTATATATcaatttttgttcattaaacatttcttggtgtttttttctggctgaaacaaaatgatgaaacacTTTGGAGCAAATATACACAGTATCAGTCCAAAACTGGAGGCCAGAATAGCAAATATCTCCACAGCCACAGTAAATTTTCCAGGAGAGCTGACATAAGCTGGGATGAAGGTGACCCAGACTGCACAGAATATCAACATGCTGAAGGTTATCATCTTTGCTTCGTTGAAATTATCAGGTAGTTTCCGAGCTAGAACAgctaacacaaagcaaaacacagcCAGCAGGCCGATGTAGCCGAGCACAGCCCAGAAACCAACAGCAGAGCCTAACGCACATTCCAGGATGATCTTCTCCTTGTAGGTGGTCAGATTTTTCACTGGGAAGGGAGGACTCACAACCAACCAAATGATACATATTATAACCTGAATAAAGGTGATAGATACTACAGTCATTCTTTGCTGTACAGG
Above is a window of Xiphophorus hellerii strain 12219 chromosome 18, Xiphophorus_hellerii-4.1, whole genome shotgun sequence DNA encoding:
- the LOC116708181 gene encoding extracellular calcium-sensing receptor-like — translated: MDGEFIIGGAFAIHYKEHPKIHSYGTAPEPPTCTGSINSRELCFGRAMIFAIEEINNSTELLPGIKLGYKIYDSCASVTVATHVAFQLSNGEDPVIQTGHNCSNVGMVTGVIGDSGSMQSISISRIFGPFNIPLVSHFATCACLSDKKQFPTFFRTIPSDHYQVDALAKLVKHFGWTWIGTIHSDSDYGRNGMASFLEAAHREGICVAYTEAFYRTDPKSKILRLADVIRRSTAVTIVAFATNGDMKFLFEELNQQPPSPRQWIGSEGWITDLQMTRFSFCAGAIGVAIQQSVIPGLGDFLLGLSPSQVAASSVLTDFWEEAFNCSLTNATSAKMKLCDGTEDLMTLKIPYTETSKFRITNMVYKAVYAIAHAIHNAVCQETNFTNTCKKQKGLDLKQVFTELKKVNFTQNGYHVSFDANGDPVASYDVVNWQKSESGDIELVTVGYYDASLPKGQEFRINRNLTWLDGGLEVPVSVCSESCPPGTRKVLQKGKPICCYDCIPCPEGEISNMTDSPDCFPCPRDFWPNAKRDACFPKPVEFLSFDEVLSIILAVFSVGGAFLAVITGMLFYHHRTTPIVRANNSELSFLLLFSLTLCFLCSLTFIGAPSEWSCMLRHTAFGITFVLCISCVLGKTIVVLMAFKATLPGSNAMKWFGPPQQRMTVVSFTFIQVIICIIWLVVSPPFPVKNLTTYKEKIILECALGSAVGFWAVLGYIGLLAVFCFVLAVLARKLPDNFNEAKMITFSMLIFCAVWITFIPAYVSSPGKFTVAVEIFAILASSFGLILCIFAPKCFIILFQPEKNTKKYLMNKN